A segment of the Lycium ferocissimum isolate CSIRO_LF1 chromosome 10, AGI_CSIRO_Lferr_CH_V1, whole genome shotgun sequence genome:
AAAGACTGAATGAGGTCAATTATTTGTGATAAGTGAATAAATTTGCAATTATATTGCATAACTGAATATATGTGTTGTGTGAGAATTAGAAGCTTCTATTATGGCGTGagtcttttctttcctttatcagAGTGATTGCTAAGGAGGCTTAACTTTCGAGCTGCATGTGGttatcttgattcttgattcCGTTCATTGGTTAGGAATAATCGGGACATATGATTGTCTATAAGACTGTAACATGGAGGTGTTGTCTTTCAGTTTCCGTTTTGAAGGAGTCCTCTTCATTTTGTGAAACATTGAGTACCTATATTTCTTGTATATGGTGAATTTGTAAGTCCCTAActtcacaaggtaggggtaaggtctgcgtacactctaccctccctagaTCCCACCTTGTGGGATTATATTGGATATGTTGTTTTTGGTGGTGAATTTATAAGTCCCTCTCTTACTGGcctatcaaaaaagaaaaaaagaaaaagagagtgCCTCTCTTACTGGCTGTAATATTGTTTGTCTTTTGCAAGAAGGCAGATTCTTATAACAGTATCTGCTTTGCTAATTCTGCACTGTTTCATTTGAATTCAACTCTGCGGTCAAGAGGTTCTCTGGAATTGTACTATTTTATACTTCCTTTTGTTCATTGCTTGTAGGGGTATGACGAGATGGAGCACTACTACTTAGACTATAATTAATGTTGTATATAGGTCTGTACCACATAACtattcaaaaaatttgaaaaggtTTGTAGGATGCAGTGAAAAATAAGGTCCTGCATTATGAGGACAGTCTCATACACTTAGAAAGTTAAAATTAGGTCACATTGCTGTAAAGCACAATGGAGCAGGTGCCCATCTTGTGTATCttcctttccatatttatttattggaGCTTCCCAAGAGCTCTTATGTGTTTCCACGCCCCTTTGAGACCCTGGAAAATGGATAAATTCCTTTTCTTAGGAACACATACAAGATTCGTCACTACAGACTCCGTTGGtagatttattttcttataatccCGCGTTGGATACATTTCTTGTGAGCCAAGGGTTTgtcagaaacaacctctctaccccacaaaggtagggtaaggtctgcgtacatcctactctccccagaccccacttgtgagaaCACTGGGTAtgctgctgttgttgttgttgtacttaaAGAACTTATAGTAAAATGATATGTGAGCTCAGGGCCGGCTCAACGTCCTgggtggcctaaagccaaatctAGATGAGAGACCCTaacttttcttttaagaaaacttcttatatatttttattatgagGTCTATTTTTCTAACCGGTGCAATCAACACGGGTAATAAATATATTAgtttttcttcccctttttcgttaaaatcatacctttttacttttaaataCTACTCTCTTCATTCccatttatgtgatacttttcactttttgagAGTCAACTTGACTAAATTTGATTAGATAAACTCAAtatttaagattaaaatttatatatttgaaaactacatgaaaagtactataagttacatcttttttcatataaatttggtgaaaaaatacatcttaaaatgctAGTCAAAGttcatgcaatttgaatttcggGATGGAAAAAGTATCACATACAttaggacagagggagtaatttttatttaaaaaataatattcataaacctATTATTAGTGAAATGGGGCCCCCTAAAGCCATTGCTTTGGCTGCCATGCCCTTCAGCCGGCACTGTGTGAGCTCAGCTAATAAAAATCTGCTATTCGGTTCACGCCACATAATTTAGACTAGGGTGTTTATACCTTATCCAGGCATTATCCTTCCTCTGACTCATAGTCATGCATATCCTCACCTCTTTTTTCACCCTCAATTTTAGCTTAAATAGTCAATGGTGATATGTTCTTATTTCAGTTCTCCTACCAGTGTAAAGATGGCATTCTCCTTTGCTATATTTGTTAGGTGCTAGAGTACACCCGCATTTTCTGATTGGTAAACCTTTGCAGGTTGATTCGGTATCATGCTATTGCAAGGTTGACTCGGGATTAAAGACGGTTGCAGGGGCAAGAAAGTTTGTCCCAGGATCGAAAATTTGCATCCAGCCGGACATTAACCCTCACGCACACAAGACTAAAAACTCCCGCAGGGAGAGGTCAAGAGTTCAGCCACCTCTTCTGCCTGGTCTACCAGATGATCTTGCAATTGCTTGTCTAATACGTGTTCCTCGTGTTGAACACAACAAGCTCCGTTTAGTCTGCAAAAGGTGGTATCGACTTCTTGCTGGAAACTTCTTTTACTCTCTCAGAAAGAGTCTTGGAATGGCTGAGGAATGGGTATACGTGATAAAGAGAGATCGTGATGGAAGGATTTCATGGCATGCATTTGATCCGACCTACCAATTGTGGCAACCACTTCCACCTGTTCCGGGGGAATATAGTGAAGCTCTTGGATTTGGTTGTGCTGTTCTTAGTGGTTGCCATCTCTACTTATTTGGAGGAAAAGATCCAATTAAAGGGTCCATGCGACGGGTAATCTTTTATAGTGCACGAACGAACAAATGGCACAGGGCACCGGACATGCTTCGTAAACGTCATTTCTTTGGTTCTTGTGTAATCAACAATTGTCTTTATGTTGCTGGTGGAGAATGTGAAGGAATCCAAAGGACTCTCCGTTCAGCTGAAGTTTACGACCCTAATAGGAACCGCTGGACCTTTATTGCTGATATGAGCACAGCTATGGTGCCCTTTATCGGAGTTGTTTATAATGGGAAGTGGTTTTTAAAAGGGTTGGGGTCCCACAGAGAAGTTCTAAGTGAAGCTTATAACCCGGAAACCAATGCGTGGACCCCGGTTAATGACGGGATGGTTGCCGGTTGGCGCAACCCGAGCATCTCCATGAACGGTCGCCTTTATGCTTTGGACTGCCGTGATGGGTGTAAACTTCGAGTATATGATGAACCCACAGATTCGTGGAATAAATTTATCGACAGTAAGCTCCATCATGGAAGTTCTCGTGCTTTAGAGGCTGCAGCTTTGGTTCCTCTTAATGGTAAACTTTGTATAATTCGTAACAACATGAGCATCAGTATCGTCGATGTATCAAGTCCTGATAAACAAGTGGAAACTAATCCGCATCTCTGGGAGAACATTGCCGGTAAAGGTCACTTCAGAACTCTATTCACTAATTTATGGTCAAGCATCGCAGGACGAGGAGGGTTGAAAAGTCATATTGTGCATTGTCAAGTGCTACAAGCCTGAGAGTTGGCCATAATGTCTAGTAGTCCTTCTTGATGAGAACTAAGAATTAGTTCAACCTCGAGAACAAAATCTTTTCTGTTAAAGCAGTTTTGACGTCACCTCAACATGGCATCATTCTGGTGTAGTGAACCAAATTGTCGCATCATTCATTTTTCACTTCCTGATGATCTTCTGCAGATAATGCTCAACCCGGTTTGTGAACCAAATCTGTATATGTCATGTGGAAGTGTTTGGATTGGCCTTGAAGAGGAGGGCTTTCAGCATCAACAGCTCATGCATGGATTTCTCCAGTATTTTCGTACTTCTAAATTAGTTCAAATGCAGAGCTGGCTTGCTGATGATTTCTGAAGTAGAAAAACGAGACTATTTCTTCGCATCATAAAACGACCAGATAGCTCTATATTTTGTGTATCCTTTTGACCTATAGTTTTGCACCAATAGTTTCCCGTCTTAGAATCCCTTTCCTGGACCCCCCCGCATAGcggggagcttagtgcaccgggctgccttTGTTTTTTTAGTTTCCCGTCTTAGAATACCATATTTTGAACATAGGTTGGTCATTGACCGTGAAGGACATATAGCTCGAATCTCTGCTTCTTACCGTCTTCTCTTGCTGCTTTTCAAGATTTGTACACAATACAATTGGAAAAGGAGTGGCATTTAACTGCAATTGTTGGCCGCTGAAGCGGCTTATTTACAAGTTCCCTCTAACCAGCATTATGATCTTGCTGCCCGTGCTGTTGAATCTGTCGTTCGTGAACAGTTAGAACATAGTTGCAATGTCTATGTCCTAAAGCTTGTGCTTTTCGACGAAAGGTTCTATGAAGCAGGTATTGGTATATTCAGTGATGTAACATTTTCAAGATTTTGCATAACATGCTGAGTTTTGTATTCTTGCTTGCATAGGTTAATGTAAAATCTTGAAAGAGTTACATGATGCTTTTTCGCATTAGAATTCGTGGAATTTCCTTTTGTGGGAATGTAGATGACATTTGGTTAAATGTAATTCCGaagttttttttattgaagATGTGGTGTTAAATGTTTTGGTATTATGATAATGACATGAGTTGATCTTAAATGAAGAAACATGATTAGTGAGAATCCATATACCCTTCGCCACTTAAATTGCATGCTTTGGTCTATTATAGGTTTAAACTAGTGACGAACGTCTCACTCACACAATCACGCGCTGCATAACACATTTTTCAGAATCTATTCATGTTGGCACATAATTTCACCTCTATCCATAACATTTGTcaacttcattttcaaatcagaaaagtaacagaacaaatatactATATTATTCACTTGAGAAATATTACAATTCCAAGAACACAAGAAAGAACTAAACAAAGAATCATATATATCTTAAGTGCCCCTGTTAAGCATTTCTTGAAATTGCTTAAATGATTCTTCTCTTTCAAACTTAAGTTGCTTCCTGAAATTCTTGATAAAATCATCAGCCAACTTGTCCACATCCTCTATCAAGAACCTTCTCGTTGACGCGATTCTCTCTCTTTTTGCACCATCTTTCTGCAACCCCTTCATATATTTTGAAGAGTTTTCTTGATGATGATccattttgaaacttgtttttaGTGTTCTTCACGCTTCTCTAGAGGTTGAAGACTTAGTTAAATGTTGATGGATTTCTTAGCTAGTGATTGATGTTTAAATAGTTGCAAGATTGTGAGTTTAAGATGTTGTGTTCTTTGCTTTAAAGCATGAGTTTTTCATGAGAAAAAAGCAAAGGAAAGAAGAAGGAAAGTTAGAAAGATTAGTTATTTGTTCATGAGTGGAAGGCATTCTTATGAGTAGTTTGAAGCCAAAAAGGAAAAGGCAAAACACTTATTTTGTTTTATGGGCTAATACTTTGGTCCTTCAGTTATCgctaattttgatttcaatcTTTGTGATAACTGAATAAGCATGTTTAACCTTCAGTTAATTGAAATACATACTTTTGATCCATTTGCTcgtgaatattcacaaattaATCGTAATTATTAACCGTTCCACCACGTAGTTACTCGTGTTTCATGTTAAGCTTATATTGATACTTCATATTTGATGGTAATACAGTTTCAAAAATAGTCGAAATGTAACATGCTTCCTACATAAAGGACCAAAATACACAGATTTCACGTAATTGAAGGTCAAAATGTGCTTTATCAAATATTACGAGGACCCAAATCAGAATTTCCAATAAGTGAGGGACCAAAAATATTATTACCCTTATTTTATTGTCAGATTTTTTTGCTTCTATATGGTTTAGCATTTCAAAGGAAGTTGCAGACTGGGATTTGTTTATTTGCAGTGCAAAAGAATGACATAAATTCACATATAAATTAAAGGATGGTCCAAATAGACTAGGGTCTTActaagtattttttaaaaagctttTAACTTTGAAAAAGATGGTGGGGGAATTTATACACTACAAAACGAAGTTTCTGAGggaataacaaataaaataccTAACTTGTCCATCATGTATTATATTATTACTCTCTTTTGTGGAGTTATCATTTGGTTTTTTTGACTCATCTTTTGTACTAGTTTTGACTTCGGGGcaggggcggggggggggggggcgcacGGGGGGCTTGTCTGAAAAGTCCTACTGAGGAACGTTaactattatttttattttggaatGAAAGATTTAAATCAAATCCATCTATAATTTATCCTCACACGCTGTTTAACCAAATCTATGAAAACATTGTCGATTTCATAATGTTTTATCACTTAGCCATGTGATTTGACGTAATTGGTAAAGTTATTGCCATGTAATCGTGGAGGCCACGGTTCGAAACTGAAAACATTCTCTTATGAAATCTAGGTAGCATCGCGTACATATGTACCCTCGCGATCCGTCCTTCCCCGAAATCCTTGCATAGtggggctttttttttttttttaattttaaatggcTTGCGGACAAACATTTACCTATTagtgaaaaacaaaaacaaaaacaaaaaggaaagagagaaaatgagTCATGTTTACCTCATTTCTACTAGTTCTATCTTTAGTATTTAATTGGGCAGTTCCAACTTGTAAGatcataacattaataataaatattatgaAATACTTACAATACATACAATTTTGTTAAAAATGTCATAAATAATGTTGAACAATCTCAAAAACATCATTTCAATTGTCTAGAGAGATAGAGTCTTAAATTGAGGCAGATGCACGATTTAAAATTAATGCGCTTGACATTCAAAGTTCTTAACGCTGAATTCATTGTACACTTGTAAattgtaattatgaaaaaaatactCCATTATTTATCGGAATTTTTATAGGTTTTATACAGACAGTTTAAATTTGAATAAAACCAAATAAGCTACTAGCTCGTCATGGAAATTGGTATCATCCATATTGCTTCGCAATCCATCTTCTAATCCATATTCGTCTTTATTTTGTTCTCCCTTTACTCCTGTCATCACTTATGGGAACTGGGGAGCATCGCAAGATTCAGAATTTAAGCTTGATCGATTCAATCTTTTAACTTTTTACCATTAAATCCATTAGACTTCTGAGATTAAGTGTTCGAAATTCAATATTTGTTGAATTATTTTTGTAAAtctccacattttttttttgaaattaaatctccaaatatatattatatttcgtGTCGAAAATACATCCTGCATCCACTTCTGCTGGGAAGCAGAGGGTGTGGGGAGGGAGGACGGGGTGGAAGAGAGGAATATACTTTAACTAGTATATAATCAAACATCCAGGAAATGATTCAATAAAGTCctttacaatttgaataaaagaaaatgacgcTGCCAGATCTTGTTACAAATAATACATATGTGGAATCTTTAATCTAAGATTATATGTCTTGTATATAGACCagtctttgattttttttctcttcacaaCAAATGCAGTAAATAATACATTTTGCCACTGCTATTTCAGCTTGAGTTGCATATTCATTCCCATCTACTCAGTAACAAGCATTTGCATATTATCATTTATTGGAGCTGGAAGCTGCAAAAATAGACAATTGGTTTGTTAGTAACAAATTGTTACaacttgtaagaaataaggccttaGAGATCTTcagcattacaaaaaaaaacaaaaaaaaaaactcgaatTTTCGATGAAAATCTATCAGAAATTGCCTTGTCGAGAATGTTTCCAACAGGCTTTCCATCAGAAATCCCATAAACTTAGTTGTATAGGGTATAATTTCCCCCACCATCTattcaaagttataaagttaaAAGAACTGAAAATTAAGACCCTAATCTATTTGAACCATCCATTAATCTATATGTGAATTTATGTCAGCCTGCAACTTCCTTTGAAATGCTAAAACCATATAGAAACACAAAAAgctaacaataaaataaaaataagtccTTTGCCTTTTCCCTTTTAGCCTTCAAGTATTCATAAGAATGCCTTCCACTCATGAACAAACATAGATCATTAATCTttctaactttcctttttctttccttcgtTTTTTCCCATAAAAAACACATGCTTTAAAGCTAAGAACACAACATCTTAAACTCATAATTTTGCAACTATATAAAcatcaattttcattagctaAGAATCCATCATCATTTACCTAACTCTTCAACCTCCAAAGAAGTGCTAAGAACACTaaaagaagtttcaaatggatcATCACCAAGAGGGTTCTTCAATTAAGAAGGGGTTGGAGAAAGATGGTGGAAATAGAGAGAGAACGGCATCTGCTAGGCGGTTCTTGATGGAGGATGTGAACGAGTTGGCTGATGATTTTATCAAGAATTTCAGGAAGCAGCTTAAGTTTGAAAGAGAAGAATCATTTAAGCAATTTCAAGAAACGCTTAGCAGGGGGATGTAAACTTTTGATTCTTTCTTGTATACTTGGAATTGTAATATTCTCGGGTGTATATATAGTACCCCTTCCGCCTCAATTAATGTGATGGTGTTTGACTggacagagtttaagaaagaaaagaagatttttgaaactcttggtaaaaaataagtaatagatatttatgtggctatcaatcatctcattaagggtaaaatgggtattctaaaattaaattgttactaaatatagaaaggtgtaaTTATTTCTGGggctgactaaaaaggaaagaacgTATCAcgtaaattgggacggagggagtagtatattTGTTCTGTCATATTTCTGATTTTCAAATTAAGTTGCCGAATGTTATAGATAGAGGTAAATCTGTGTGCCAATATGAATAGATTCTGAAAATATGTTGAA
Coding sequences within it:
- the LOC132032716 gene encoding F-box/kelch-repeat protein At1g55270, which encodes MDQTIERSPNAHRGFRVQAPLVDSVSCYCKVDSGLKTVAGARKFVPGSKICIQPDINPHAHKTKNSRRERSRVQPPLLPGLPDDLAIACLIRVPRVEHNKLRLVCKRWYRLLAGNFFYSLRKSLGMAEEWVYVIKRDRDGRISWHAFDPTYQLWQPLPPVPGEYSEALGFGCAVLSGCHLYLFGGKDPIKGSMRRVIFYSARTNKWHRAPDMLRKRHFFGSCVINNCLYVAGGECEGIQRTLRSAEVYDPNRNRWTFIADMSTAMVPFIGVVYNGKWFLKGLGSHREVLSEAYNPETNAWTPVNDGMVAGWRNPSISMNGRLYALDCRDGCKLRVYDEPTDSWNKFIDSKLHHGSSRALEAAALVPLNGKLCIIRNNMSISIVDVSSPDKQVETNPHLWENIAGKGHFRTLFTNLWSSIAGRGGLKSHIVHCQVLQA